One genomic window of Denticeps clupeoides chromosome 14, fDenClu1.1, whole genome shotgun sequence includes the following:
- the fbxo30b gene encoding F-box only protein 30b, whose amino-acid sequence MDWPHTHCESCVNRRCSATFCKVTSCAMACGAMFHACKLEEHALLCPLERVPCLNRASGCKMLLPRARIATHLPACPASVVRCSMEWNRWPVREEDRSKGENVPAGEQQLDMALALQDQRTFLSSLELISAATVSRAAEADPPPREEEGESEERMEEVKEGALPSTSKETLVNGISALKDDHLEELYQTAVQTTRSLAAALNILINTHNLHTQASGIQSQALEPSDSAAFVMQDDCRHGDTEDWTAGMKDAHVVSGSEAANANSLINYNSDNKDLSVLGAGLQQDLISANQPIIAAAANSDSHFHQSARLAVTNRESQNSNMVAHVDVSPPDDESDAVEATEYHNSSAPWEVTARRPVFAVPFIAGQSGVYAWRRQLQPFLPSRLLPRPTAAKEDKATDTSELGAWLPRDPLRLSDLDGVTLALMLACVEGESALGRGVSATEFTLGGVHCHTACQTHALPAGVLASATAVGEVASASACDRATSRVCEPSQFCTLRLPVHTHRHTYARAPHITREGAMFTFECGHLLRRDEFAWHFRNVHGDLHAGLSGWVEQRCPLAAYGCSYSQRRLCPPRASVVHDPHLRAFGVRPHLSAATPTHDQDYLSSLPSELLRHLARYLDGFSLCQLSQVSRTLRATCASLLPTHGMVVVRWERQRRTDGTYTWQVRDKIWRFSTAFSPVERWAFSDAPSLANHLQSCPFNTVERHLEAVALPCMGTQRQLTRHNLRPVS is encoded by the exons ATGGACTGGCCGCACACCCACTGCGAGAGCTGCGTGAACCGCCGATGCTCTGCCACGTTCTGCAAGGTCACTTCCTGTGCGATGGCGTGCGGGGCCATGTTCCACGCCTGCAAGCTGGAGGAGCACGCGCTCCTGTGCCCGCTGGAGAGGGTGCCCTGCCTGAACCGGGCTTCTGGCTGCAAAATGCTGCTTCCTCGCGCCAGGATAGCCACTCACCTGCCTGCCTGCCCGGCCAGCGTGGTCCGCTGCAGTATGGAGTGGAACCGCTGGCCCGTcagagaggaggaccggagcaAGGGAGAGAACGTCCCTGCGGGGGAGCAGCAGCTGGACATGGCGCTCGCCCTGCAGGACCAGAGAACCTTCCTCTCCTCGCTCGAGCTCATCTCCGCGGCAACTGTGAGTCGCGCCGCCGAGGCGGATCCGCCCCCGAGAGAAGAGGAGGGTGAGAGCGAGGAGAGAATGGAGGAGGTGAAAGAGGGTGCGCTCCCCAGCACCTCCAAGGAGACCCTGGTGAACGGGATCAGCGCCCTGAAGGACGACCATTTAGAGGAACTTTACCAGACCGCCGTCCAGACGACCAGAAGCCTCGCAGCGGCCCTCAACAtcctcattaacacacacaactTGCATACACAAGCGTCAGGCATCCAGTCACAAGCGTTAGAACCATCAGACTCGGCTGCTTTTGTCATGCAGGACGACTGTCGCCATGGAGACACAGAGGACTGGACGgctggaatgaaggacgctcaCGTTGTTAGCGGCAGTGAAGCCGCCAACGCGAACAGCTTAATAAACTACAACAGTGACAATAAGGATCTGAGCGTTTTGGGGGCGGGGCTGCAGCAGGACCTTATCTCCGCCAATCAGCCAATCATAGCAGCCGCTGCTAACTCCGACAGCCACTTCCACCAATCGGCACGCTTGGCGGTAACAAACAGGGAGAGTCAAAATAGCAACATGGTTGCCCACGTGGACGTGTCTCCTCCTGACGACGAGTCGGACGCCGTGGAGGCTACAGAGTACCACAACAGCAGTGCACCCTGGGAAGTCACAGCGAGGCGCCCTGTGTTTGCTGTGCCTTTCATCGCCGGCCAGAGCGGGGTATATGCCTGGCGGCGACAGCTGCAGCCCTTCCTGCCGTCCCGCCTGCTTCCCAGACCTACTGCCGCTAAGGAGGACAAGGCCACTGACACCTCAGAGCTGGGGGCGTGGCTCCCACGGGACCCGCTGAGGTTGTCGGACCTAGACGGAGTGACCCTGGCCCTGATGCTGGCGTGCGTGGAGGGGGAGTCGGCGCTGGGGAGGGGCGTTTCCGCCACGGAGTTCACTCTCGGAGGCGTACACTGCCACACCGCGTGCCAGACCCACGCCCTGCCCGCCGGCGTCCTGGCGTCGGCCACTGCGGTGGGGGAGGTGGCGTCGGCGTCGGCCTGCGACCGCGCGACGTCGAGGGTGTGTGAGCCCAGCCAGTTCTGCACGCTGCGCCTCCCCGTCCACACGCACAGGCACACGTACGCCCGCGCCCCGCACATCACGCGGGAGGGCGCCATGTTCACGTTCGAGTGCGGCCACCTTCTCAGGCGGGATGAGTTCGCCTGGCACTTCCGCAATGTCCACGGCGACCTGCACGCAGGGctgagtgggtgggtggagcAGCGGTGCCCGCTGGCTGCGTACGGCTGCTCCTACTCGCAGCGGAGGCTCTGCCCGCCCCGGGCCAGTGTGGTGCACGACCCTCACCTGCGGGCGTTCGGAGTCCGTCCTCACCTCTCCGCCGCCACCCCCACCCATGACCAGGACTACCTGAGCTCCCTGCCCTCGGAGCTGCTGCGCCACCTGGCGCGCTACCTGGATGGGTTCAGCTTGTGCCAGCTGTCCCAGGTGTCGCGGACGCTCAGGGCCACCTGCGCCAGCCTGCTGCCCACTCATGGGATGGTCGTGGTGCGATGGGAGAGGCAACGTCGTACCGATGGCACCTACACCTGGCAGGTCCGAGACAAG ATCTGGCGTTTCAGCACAGCCTTCAGTCCAGTGGAGCGCTGGGCGTTCTCAGACGCCCCCAGCCTGGCCAATCACCTGCAGAGTTGCCCTTTCAACACTGTCGAACGCCACCTGGAGGCGGTGGCGCTGCCCTGCATGGGCACCCAGCGCCAGCTCACCAGGCACAACCTCAGACCCGTGTCCTGA